DNA sequence from the Salminus brasiliensis chromosome 3, fSalBra1.hap2, whole genome shotgun sequence genome:
CTCACAGACACGAGGTGACTATCTGTAACTACGAGGCAGCGGCAAATCCAGCAGATCATAAAGTGGAAACGATCACTCCACAGACACACTTCATATCATGACAAAAAATGCGTGCTTGTGCCGTTAGTATGAAATTAATGCTTTTTGGTAACTGAAGTGTGTGAATTAGAAGAGAAACGTATGTCTTAAGACATATCTAAAAGGAACTGGCTTGTTTGACTGCAACTTTTTGTGTGCCAATAAATATTCAGAGTTACACAAGTGTTTATAATCTCCTGGAATAGCAAGACGCTAATTTAATAATCAACATAAAACAGAAGAAGATCATTGTTTAAAAATGACAATTAAgctgaataatgaataaaagcAATGATTAGGAGAGATAGTGAGACACTGGTTTTATTGGCTTGCGTCACCAATATCACAACAGAGgtcatgtatttgtgtgtgtgtgtgtgtatctgtatatatgtgtatatatgtgtgtgtgtgtgtgtgtgtgtgtgtgtgtgtgtgtgtgtgtatatgtatgtatatatatatatatatatatatatatatatatatatatatatatatatatatatatatatatatatatatatatatatacacacacaccgcctTGGTGGTGTACTGAATCCAGACTGGTTTTATATTATTCTGAACAATTTCACCCTGAAAAATGTAACATGTAAGTTAGGGGGTGATATTAGATAGATTCCTCCACTCCCCGCTATCTCAGGCTTGCAGTGGGGTAGACCTAAggcccaaccaccaccaccctgaGTCATTATAGGAACCAGAACAGAGGTCGTTTACATGTACTGTATTGTATAACAGGGACAGTAAGAATACAGAGATAAAGAGACAACTCGTAAAAGAGTTATTCCTGATTTTCAATAAAACAACGTGGAAAGTGGAAAAACGTTCGACACtgagcatttaatccacacatgGTTGCTAGTTTAATCTTTATAGTGTTGTACCTAATAAAAAAGTACATTCGTACACTCATTTGCCACACGCTTATCCCATGTTTTAACGTTTTTGGAAAGGGTGGGCTGGCGATGGCGTCACGCTGCCCACTGCCCGCCCCTCTCCGGCAGAAAGCAGCGGAAGTTCCGTTGTGACCAGCGAGAGCGAGCGGTGAGTGTATGACTCTGTAGCGGTGGGCCGAGGTTTTTTAATTACCCTTTTATTCCTCAGAAACAAGAACTGCGGGCAGGTGTGATGCCGAGTTTAAGGGGGCGCTTGTTTAGTAGGACGCGACAGCTCGGGGCCCTGGCtgagcgcgcgcgcgcgtgtgtgtgtgtgagcgagctaATGCAGCAGTGGTGATACAGAGGGGAGCGGGGGGTTTAGCCAGACAATACCGACCACTGAAGCTCAATGCAGGAGGCAGCGCGACTCTCAGTGTGGGGTTATGGAGGGAGCGGGCGAAGCGGGATTAAGCACGCTGTTTGCGGGGATGAACGAGCGCATTGAAAGCTGAAACAGTCCCTCGGGTTTGCTTATGTATCATCCTGAATTCCACTAGCCGGCTAAACTGGGCTAAGCTGCTctgttctctgtctgtgtcccttcctcccttcctccctcccttcttcCCTTCCTCCCCCACTATTGTTTTTCCTTGTCCGCCCCCTCTTCCTCTCAGTTTGAACCCAAATGAAAACTAGACTCGAAGCACACGAGAGAAATATCCACCCGCTCTCCCTTGAGGCTCCGGTGAGAAACAGTAGCCTAATGTAGTGCTGGTTGACGAGTTGCCATACTGTAGTGGTCGCGCATGCGCTGTACGCTTAGCTCGCACCGACTGGCTGTAAGGGAAACACACTGTTCTTTGAATTGTTCTGCGGTTGGAGGCAGCCATTAGCTAGCTATCTTTCTTGTGATCGTGGTGTTTCTGTCCTGTTTTTTGCTCTGTAGTACTGTTGGACAGTCTGATGgtctttctttcactttctttgACAAAGCTAGCGCCAGCCAGCTAACGCTAACCCGTTCACGGCTCCGTCTGTGGGGCAGGTGTTTTGATGAGAGCCTCCGTTCGTTTACACGACGACCGGCATATTGTGGGGTCgcctgttgttgttgatgttgttgttgttgttgatgttgatgttgttgttgttatcatCTCTGCTCTTACTGTGGAAAGGAAAGTGAAACGTCAGACAACCTGTTTCCTGTAGACTGTAATGGAAGTCAGGTGGAAACCCGTGATAACACTGAAGCAGCACACGGACATGTTTGTGCTGCTTCCCCTTTAGAAACTGCAGCTGAAGGCCATTGAAGTTGCTGCCCACCGTGCTCCTCTCATTTGTTGCTGGAAAGGCTTTACCGAGGTTTAGCACTCGTGATTTCCACTTAAGCCATTAAAACACTGATGTTTCAAACTGGGGACGTCCTTGTTGCTGGTAGAGTTGCTTAACACACTCCTATTTCATCATGGAAACCCAAAATGGCTTTCAGTGCTTGATGACTGGCAGGGTCATTAGACTAATAGGTAAGCTGTGCAGGCTTAAATAGCCATAGCAGTCAATGCTTAATTAACTCTTCGGTTTCTCTCCAGTAAAGACACATGTTCAATAGTGGCACAGAATTCCCATCGGCCTCCTCCACAGTTTACACATTAACCATTTTCCCTTTGGCCTTCACTTATTAGCACTTTACTAACCCCAGTGGTGTAATTCTGCATAGATGTGCTTACTATTGTGCTGCCTTTAACTTAACGGTTATGATGACAGCCATTGGTTTGCAAGCTCTACTAATATGTAGACTTGGTTAATGAATGGCAGAGTTGCTGAGTGAGTGGAATTGCAGGTCATATATAGTTCAAGCATGCTGTTGTACATGGTTGCATTGTAACCTGACTGCATTGTAACCCTTCTTTTTACTATTCAAAGCACCCCCTTACAGTGTATGTGTGGCAACAACATGTCTGTGCCGCTGCTCGCCGAGGCTGTGACGGTATCTGGGACGGAGAAAGAGACTGCTGCGGTGAGAGACTGAAAGAAAGCAAGCGAACACAGTACCTTGTGATGATGTGGTTAAATATCTGTGTGATGTGACTTTAAGTTGGAGCAGAATATTTAGTCAGTATTTTTCCATTGACCTGACATGCTTAGTTGTTGTGTTTTTCCAACCCCTGCATGGGTAAACCACTGCTAAACtgcttcagttaaatatatgtttatgttCCTGTGCCTGTAAGTGCAGAACAGGACTGTAATTTTCCATTCAGCACAATATCAGTGGCTTTTCTCTGTTCATGATGTAGGTGTATGTGAACGTTTGAGACACCGCAATTTCACAAGAAAGCACCCAAGGTCTTTTCCCTCCTACATAATATAAGGATTTCATAGTATATTTTGTTGTCTTCTGCAGGTCATTTTTCTCCATGGTCTGGGTGACACAGGGTAAGTCCTGGTTCATGAAGTCCTGGATTTGAGTGTTTATAAATCCTATGTATTTAGATGATGATTAGTATgcgaaggggggagggggggttgttCAGGGACCAGTATTGAGGTCCTAGCATCTGTATTGATATCAGTAATTGAAATGTTGAACAATACCCAGCTATAATGGTTCATTTTTATTAAGGTGTAATTATCTATTCATATCTAAATGTTTTTCCTAATTGTCCATGTAGATACAGTAGTAATATGCCACTATGACAGTCCTTTGGTATTTGAAGGAGGGCTATACACTTACATAAGGCTGTGCTCCATAAATTGAATTTTCCTGCATGTAAAAATTGATTGTCTGGATATTTCCTGTCTCTTTTTATACTTGACTTGTTCTTTTGTTCAGACATGGCTGGGCAGATTCCATGACATCAATTAGGCTGCCATACGTCAAGTACATCTGCCCACATGCGTAAGTATCCGAATGAATAATTGCAGAAATTGATCAACAATGAATAGATGCAAAAATAGATACAATAAGTGCAGTAAATATCTGAAGCAGATGATGTGTAAAAGTAATTAATTGAAGGCTAATCACTTTAATATTAATGAAAAAGGTTAAAAATGGACAAATTGATGACAAACATGTCTCACTTTGATCTGACCCAGCTATCAGTTGTATTGCAAGTCAAAGCTAAACGTCAATGTAGTCAGTTGCTAACCTGGTATACTGtccagataattactacagctataaCCAGATGCAATGCAGAACTTTCTTCCGGTATTTACTTACTTGCTCCCGCCCCTGACTGGTCTGACCAATAAGAGGAGAGAACGCTCTCACGTGATTTGTTGTGAGTTTGTTGGTACACTTGAatttttccctgtgtgaaaacaagcCAAGGAGAAAAtgctccaagtttacaaactcgTTAACTGACATGGACCAGGACAAACAAGCTATAGGTGTAAAATCACCCGGAGAGACCTACAAATGGATTTAGGACATATACCTAGTTAGTGGGGAAGATAGTGAGGGTACTAATCATGgtgtataataaatattaatggaaaatgttttgTATTTCGGTACTTGTCATGAAATGTAGAGTGTAAGTTTGACACTTAGAGCTATTAGAAAAGTAATAGTCTTTAAATGttgtttcattgtttttaaaatCAAATTTCTATTTGGTGGCCGAttagttcattcattcattcattaattcatatATTCATGCCTACAGACCTAGAATCCCTGTAACACTCAATATGAAGATGACCATGCCCTCATGGTAAGATATTCGTAATGAGCTTTACAAGATTTATATTTGTAGAAATATTATTTCCGCATGTTTTGATCTGTGAGAAGTTAAGTAATTTGTTTTCTTGCAGGTTTGATCTGATGGGCCTGAGCCCAGAGTCTCCTGAGGATGAGGCGGGAATTAAGAGAGCAGCTGAGAACAGTAAGCATAAGTGAAATGTGTCAAGTACATGgacataaaaatgtatttgttctcTTTGAAATAATCCTGGTTTTATACTTGAATACACCTGGAATTTGTCACAGTTATTTAAAGCACGATTTTAAATACTAATATTTACGGTTACTGATACAGCTAACAGTATTCTGTCAGATGACTAACTTTTTTGCCTCTTCTACAGTCAAGGCCATCATTGACCATGAGACAAAAAATGGGATACCAGCTAATCGTGTCCTCCTTGGCGGGTTCTCTCAGGTGAGCAAATGCTGTCTTTTCCAGTCCTTTTCTATCCTAAGCCTTTGCTAGGTAAAAAAACTGGCAGTCAGCTTTGTGTAATcttttacatacatacaaagtAATGTCTCCTTGTTGTTGAGTTATTTGCATTTGCAATTTTCATGTTTTTGCTAATATCATATTTCACTGTAATTATATAACTGAGACTGTTTGTATCTCATTTCTAGGGTGGAGCTCTCTCCCTCTACACTGCTCTTACCTGTCAGCAGCAGCTAGCGGGTGTGGTTGCTCTAAGCTGTTGGTTACCGCTTCACAAGACCTTCCCACAGGTGtggcctttgtgtgtgtgtgtgtgtgtgtctttagcTTGCCTAAACACATGAATCTGATTAGATTAAAAACAAACGGTCAGCAATAACAAATCTGATCTGAGCTTTGGCGTCAGCTGCCTAATGCTTGTACTTCGACAGGCAGCCAAAACCATATTTATAATGTGTACCTGATATGTATCTAGAGGTCTAAGCAATGATCATAACATATTTAACCAGCTTGTTCATTTGGAGGAGACGCCAGTCCAGACTTACCACTTGTGTGTAAATGTAGCCTTAATGTAGCCCATGTGACGCATCATGTGGATGAGCTTATGTGTTGTTGCTCCACTAGGCGGCAAGTGGCAGTGCAAACAAGGATATACCCATTCTGCAGTGTCATGGAGAGATGGACCCAATGATTCCGGTGCAGTTTGGGGCCATGACAGCTGAGAAGCTCAAGACCATAGTGAACCCACAGAAAATCACCTTCCGCACCTACCCAGGCCTCATGCACAGCTCCTGCCCCCAGGTAAGTTGTGTGCACTTGGTCCCCTAACCTTTCACTTTAAAGAGCTTGTTGCAAGTTCTGGGTGTTTTTTGGAtagtacacagtgaaaccacttaatgttttatgttttgcCTATGTATCCAGCCCAGCCCAGTGGAAGGAATGTTCCCTGTGACAGTTACAATAAAAAATTACCCCTTAAAATATTACTTTCCAGGTGCCTTGTAAGCTTTTTGCGTTCTCTCTGCACAAGATTATTGTTTATGTCCacttttgataaaaaaaaaatctaaaaacaaatATGATTTAAACATAATCATAAATATGTTTCTTTGGTTGTGTGTGCAATGTGACATGATTTGATGCAAACAGTAACTGCATTGGAAATGATTGGCAAGAGAGAAGATAAGGTGATGGGGTTAGGAAATATCTCATGGCTTTTTGGATTTGTGTTAAAGACTTTTGAATAtcaaattgaaaaaaataaaggtgaccTTTTTACAAGTTATTTTGAAATTGTTCATTGAATAAGAATTTTCTCTAAAACCTAAagggttttatttttaaagatacTTGAGTCCAATTTTTGTCATGATAAAATACTAACATTTATAATAGATTAAAGTATTCAAATTCTCAATTCAATTCTTATAGTACACAAATTGTGTAAAGTACTCAGATTTGAACCATAATTAGGAATTAAATTGTATTCATATGTTAATTGTCAAGAATTCACATTTCATTTATAATAGAGTATTAAAATTTCAACTGTAACAGTGTTCACATTTCATAGGATTTAAATTGATTGAAATTAAGTATTCAGATTTGTAATAAAGTATtaaaattttacaaatattaattttaattgtGTAAAGTTTCAATCATAATAGTATTTAAATTAGTATTTAAataagtgtttttattttaatattaatcaaGTAGAGTAATAAAATTATTTGATATATTATTTGTCAATTTTGTGATCAGATTTCAATCATCATACAGTAAATTGCTCAAGTTTCAATAAAAAGTATTAAAGTTTgctcaagtgtttttttttttttttttcttgtttttttttcccacccaCTACTGCTTATATACTGCTAATATACTGTCTAATT
Encoded proteins:
- the lypla2 gene encoding acyl-protein thioesterase 2 yields the protein MCGNNMSVPLLAEAVTVSGTEKETAAVIFLHGLGDTGHGWADSMTSIRLPYVKYICPHAPRIPVTLNMKMTMPSWFDLMGLSPESPEDEAGIKRAAENIKAIIDHETKNGIPANRVLLGGFSQGGALSLYTALTCQQQLAGVVALSCWLPLHKTFPQAASGSANKDIPILQCHGEMDPMIPVQFGAMTAEKLKTIVNPQKITFRTYPGLMHSSCPQEMSAVKDFIEKQLPRI